One window of the Streptomyces asoensis genome contains the following:
- a CDS encoding Asp23/Gls24 family envelope stress response protein: protein MTSVDEGGVAVGGRTSAVPPGARGATRIADRVVAKIAAQAAREAVGPLPPDAAGPHATVVVHHEAAHIRVHLELDYPTDIGGRCHRVRRHVTERVGALVGMEVPEVAVQVERLHLTAAPGVAHGRAR from the coding sequence GTGACCTCCGTGGACGAGGGGGGCGTCGCCGTCGGCGGGCGCACGTCCGCCGTTCCTCCGGGTGCACGCGGCGCGACCCGCATCGCCGACCGGGTCGTGGCGAAGATCGCCGCGCAGGCCGCGCGCGAGGCGGTCGGCCCCCTGCCGCCCGACGCCGCCGGCCCGCACGCCACCGTCGTAGTCCACCATGAGGCCGCGCACATCCGGGTCCATCTCGAACTCGACTACCCGACCGATATCGGCGGACGCTGTCACCGTGTGCGTCGACATGTCACCGAGCGGGTAGGCGCGTTGGTGGGAATGGAGGTTCCGGAGGTCGCCGTCCAGGTGGAACGGCTGCACCTGACAGCGGCCCCCGGAGTGGCGCACGGGAGGGCGCGATGA
- a CDS encoding Asp23/Gls24 family envelope stress response protein: MTEAAAEQHRTQTPDGGTEPLGTRRTTKRGGGDPATRGRTTIADGVVEKIAGLAARDVLGVHAMGSGLSRTFGAVRDRVPGGTKSVSRGVKAEVGEVQTALDLEIVVDYGVAIADVAQAVRENVIAAVERMTGLEVVEVNIAVSDVKLPDEEDEEPEPRIQ, encoded by the coding sequence ATGACCGAGGCAGCAGCGGAGCAGCACCGGACGCAGACTCCCGACGGCGGCACCGAGCCGCTGGGGACCCGCAGGACGACCAAACGTGGCGGCGGGGATCCGGCGACCCGAGGGCGGACCACCATCGCCGACGGGGTCGTCGAGAAGATCGCGGGCCTCGCGGCACGGGACGTCCTGGGCGTCCACGCGATGGGCAGCGGGCTCAGCCGCACCTTCGGCGCCGTACGGGACCGGGTGCCCGGCGGCACGAAGTCGGTGTCCCGAGGCGTGAAGGCGGAGGTCGGCGAGGTACAGACCGCGCTCGACCTGGAGATCGTCGTCGACTACGGCGTGGCCATCGCCGACGTGGCGCAGGCCGTGCGGGAGAACGTGATCGCGGCCGTGGAGCGGATGACCGGACTGGAGGTCGTCGAGGTCAACATCGCGGTGAGCGACGTCAAGCTGCCCGACGAAGAGGACGAGGAGCCGGAGCCCCGGATCCAGTGA
- a CDS encoding nucleopolyhedrovirus P10 family protein, translated as MTADGWTSAVRHQLGLGRLLPLGGPRDGAWITEAAAETVLRRAVRGVEGVRMGALRIGVADPTGVYESAVPAPPSALPPGPLRVTADIAASSSEPLPTTASRLRTALAAASTDRLGLVVAEVDLRVTALLDEDPQPEAVPSVPEPSHVGAAQHGDEARATVAALSVPGVTRLTDVVDRAVRIEERQHTTALPNRHARVEIAVSAHHRALEVARKVRGVVSEALRDHPTVSVLVTAVE; from the coding sequence ATGACGGCGGACGGATGGACGAGCGCGGTACGGCATCAGCTGGGCCTCGGCAGGCTGCTCCCGCTGGGCGGGCCGCGGGACGGCGCGTGGATCACGGAGGCGGCGGCCGAGACGGTGCTGCGGCGGGCGGTGCGAGGTGTGGAGGGCGTGCGCATGGGCGCACTGCGGATCGGGGTGGCCGACCCCACAGGGGTGTACGAGTCCGCCGTGCCGGCTCCGCCGAGCGCCCTGCCGCCCGGGCCGCTGCGGGTGACGGCGGACATCGCCGCGTCCTCGTCCGAGCCGCTGCCGACGACGGCGTCCCGCCTGCGCACGGCGCTGGCGGCGGCCTCGACGGATCGCCTCGGCCTGGTGGTGGCGGAGGTGGACCTGCGCGTGACGGCTCTGCTGGACGAGGACCCGCAACCGGAGGCGGTGCCGTCTGTTCCCGAGCCGTCGCACGTGGGGGCGGCACAGCACGGCGACGAGGCACGCGCCACCGTCGCCGCTCTGTCCGTGCCGGGGGTGACCCGATTGACCGACGTCGTCGACAGGGCGGTACGCATCGAGGAACGACAGCACACGACCGCCCTGCCGAACCGCCACGCACGCGTGGAGATCGCGGTGAGTGCGCACCACCGGGCCCTGGAGGTGGCCCGGAAGGTGCGCGGGGTGGTGTCGGAAGCGCTACGGGATCACCCGACGGTTTCCGTCCTGGTCACGGCGGTGGAGTGA
- a CDS encoding enoyl-CoA hydratase/isomerase family protein, producing the protein MAKPDQELVPLLDKDGVRLTVDDALATVTLANPAKRNAQSPAMWRALAEAGRLVPGSVRVVVLRGEGKSFSAGLDRQMFTPEGIEGEQSFIDLARSGDAELDAAIAGFQEGFTWWRRNDLVSIAAVQGHAIGAGFQLALACDLRVVADDVQFAMRETGLGLVPDLTGTHPLVSLVGYGRAAEICLTGRFVHAEEAVSSGLANIAVPAQDLDTATRELAAAILAAPREAVIETKALLRGAGDRTYDEQRAAERAAQGRRLRDLAGVGE; encoded by the coding sequence ATGGCCAAGCCCGACCAGGAACTCGTTCCCCTGCTCGACAAGGACGGCGTACGGCTCACCGTGGACGACGCGCTCGCCACGGTGACGCTGGCCAACCCGGCCAAGCGCAATGCGCAGAGCCCCGCCATGTGGCGGGCGCTCGCCGAGGCCGGGCGGCTGGTGCCGGGCTCCGTCCGCGTGGTCGTGCTGCGCGGCGAGGGCAAGTCCTTCTCCGCGGGGCTCGACCGGCAGATGTTCACGCCCGAGGGGATCGAGGGCGAGCAGTCCTTCATCGATCTCGCACGCAGTGGTGACGCCGAACTCGACGCCGCCATCGCCGGGTTCCAAGAGGGCTTCACCTGGTGGCGGCGCAACGACCTCGTGTCCATCGCCGCCGTCCAGGGCCACGCCATCGGTGCGGGCTTCCAGCTGGCTCTCGCCTGTGACCTGCGCGTCGTCGCCGACGACGTGCAGTTCGCCATGCGGGAGACCGGCCTCGGCCTCGTACCGGACCTGACGGGCACGCATCCCCTCGTCTCCCTCGTCGGCTACGGCCGCGCGGCCGAGATCTGCCTGACCGGCCGGTTCGTGCACGCCGAGGAGGCGGTGAGTTCCGGGCTCGCGAACATCGCCGTGCCCGCGCAGGACCTCGACACCGCGACGCGTGAGCTGGCCGCGGCGATCCTGGCCGCGCCCCGGGAGGCCGTCATCGAGACCAAGGCGCTGCTGCGCGGCGCCGGCGATCGCACCTACGACGAGCAGCGCGCCGCCGAGCGCGCCGCCCAGGGCCGCCGTCTGCGGGACCTGGCCGGCGTGGGTGAATGA
- a CDS encoding helix-turn-helix domain-containing protein, with protein sequence MAETLKKGSRVTGAARDKLAADLKKKYDSGASIRALAEETGRSYGFVHRMLSESGVTLRGRGGATRGKKAASS encoded by the coding sequence GTGGCCGAGACTCTGAAGAAGGGCAGCCGGGTGACCGGCGCCGCGCGCGACAAGCTCGCGGCAGACCTGAAGAAGAAGTACGACTCCGGTGCGAGCATTCGGGCGCTGGCCGAGGAAACCGGTCGCTCGTATGGCTTTGTCCACCGGATGCTCAGCGAGTCGGGCGTCACGCTGCGTGGGCGTGGCGGGGCGACCCGAGGCAAGAAGGCCGCCTCGTCCTGA
- a CDS encoding ABC-F family ATP-binding cassette domain-containing protein: MISASGIELRAGARILIENASFRVAKGDRIGLVGRNGAGKTTLTKVLAGEGIPAAGQVTRSGEVGYLPQDPRTGDLDVLARDRILSARGLDILIRKMRENEQRIANGSGATRDKAMRQYERQETEFLTKGGYSAEAEAATIAAALNLPDRVLGQPLHTLSGGQRRRVELARILFSDADTLLLDEPTNHLDADSIVWLRDYLKTYRGGFIVISHDVDLVETVVNKVFYLDANRSQIDVYNMGWRLYQQQRESDEKRRKRERQNAEKKAAALHSQADKMRAKATKTVAAQNMARRADKLLSGLEAVRQSDKVAKLRFPEPAPCGKTPLMAEGLSKSYGSLEIFTDVDLAIDKGSRVVILGLNGAGKTTLLRLLGGAEQPDTGEVVAGHGLKLGYYAQEHETLDPERTVLENMRSAAPDLDLVEVRKTLGSFLFSGDDVDKPAGVLSGGEKTRLALATLVVSSANVLLLDEPTNNLDPASREEILGALRTYKGAVVLVTHDEGAVEALQPERIILLPDGVEDLWGADYADLVALA, encoded by the coding sequence GTGATCTCCGCCTCCGGCATCGAGCTGCGCGCCGGTGCCCGCATCCTCATCGAGAACGCCTCCTTCCGTGTGGCCAAGGGTGACCGCATCGGTCTGGTCGGGCGCAACGGCGCCGGCAAGACCACGCTGACCAAGGTCCTGGCCGGCGAGGGCATCCCGGCCGCGGGCCAGGTCACCCGCTCCGGCGAGGTCGGCTACCTCCCGCAGGACCCCCGCACCGGCGACCTCGACGTGCTGGCCCGCGACCGCATCCTCTCCGCGCGCGGCCTGGACATCCTGATCCGCAAGATGCGCGAGAACGAACAGCGGATCGCGAACGGCTCGGGCGCCACCCGCGACAAGGCGATGCGCCAGTACGAGCGCCAGGAGACGGAGTTCCTCACCAAGGGCGGATACTCCGCCGAGGCCGAGGCCGCCACCATCGCCGCCGCGCTCAACCTGCCCGACCGGGTGCTCGGCCAGCCCCTGCACACGCTCTCCGGCGGTCAGCGGCGCCGGGTCGAGCTGGCCCGCATCCTGTTCTCGGACGCGGACACCCTGCTCCTCGACGAGCCGACGAACCACCTCGACGCCGACTCGATCGTCTGGCTGCGCGACTACCTCAAGACCTACCGCGGCGGCTTCATCGTCATCAGCCACGACGTCGACCTGGTCGAGACGGTCGTCAACAAGGTCTTCTACCTGGACGCCAACCGCTCCCAGATCGACGTCTACAACATGGGCTGGCGGCTCTACCAGCAGCAGCGCGAGTCCGACGAGAAGCGCCGCAAGCGGGAGCGCCAGAACGCCGAGAAGAAGGCTGCCGCGCTGCATTCGCAGGCCGACAAGATGCGCGCCAAGGCCACCAAGACGGTCGCCGCGCAGAACATGGCCCGCCGCGCCGACAAGCTGCTCTCCGGCCTGGAGGCGGTCCGTCAGTCCGACAAGGTCGCCAAGCTCCGCTTCCCCGAGCCCGCGCCCTGCGGCAAGACGCCCCTGATGGCCGAGGGCCTGTCGAAGTCCTACGGCTCGCTGGAGATCTTCACCGACGTCGACCTGGCCATCGACAAGGGCTCCCGGGTCGTCATCCTCGGTCTGAACGGCGCCGGCAAGACGACCCTGCTGCGTCTGCTCGGCGGGGCGGAGCAGCCCGACACCGGCGAGGTCGTCGCGGGCCACGGCCTCAAGCTCGGCTACTACGCCCAGGAGCACGAGACGCTCGACCCGGAGCGTACGGTCCTGGAGAACATGCGTTCCGCCGCCCCCGACCTGGATCTGGTCGAGGTCCGCAAGACGCTCGGCTCGTTCCTGTTCTCCGGCGACGACGTCGACAAGCCCGCCGGTGTGCTCTCCGGCGGTGAGAAGACCCGGCTGGCCCTGGCCACCCTCGTGGTCTCCTCGGCCAACGTGCTGCTGCTCGACGAGCCCACCAACAACCTCGACCCGGCCAGCCGCGAGGAGATCCTCGGCGCGCTGCGTACCTACAAGGGCGCGGTCGTCCTGGTCACCCACGACGAGGGCGCCGTGGAGGCGCTCCAGCCCGAGCGGATCATCCTGCTGCCCGACGGCGTCGAGGACCTGTGGGGCGCCGACTACGCGGATCTGGTCGCGCTGGCCTGA
- a CDS encoding VOC family protein, with the protein MAGTNSGRPSIYPTVLYTDAKAAIRQLTEALGFTELSVYEGENGSVMHAELVQGNGAVMLGSKGRGGIFDTAMKDAGPTGVYVVVDDVDAHHRRAVEHGAEILMPPTDQDYGSRDYMARDLEGNLWSFGTYAPEIQG; encoded by the coding sequence ATGGCAGGCACGAACAGCGGGCGGCCCAGCATCTATCCGACGGTGCTGTACACGGACGCGAAGGCGGCGATCCGGCAGCTCACGGAGGCCCTGGGGTTCACGGAGCTGTCCGTCTACGAGGGCGAGAACGGCTCGGTCATGCACGCCGAACTGGTGCAGGGCAACGGCGCGGTGATGCTCGGCTCGAAGGGCCGCGGCGGGATCTTCGACACGGCGATGAAGGACGCGGGTCCGACCGGGGTGTACGTCGTGGTGGACGACGTCGACGCACACCACCGGCGGGCCGTGGAGCACGGCGCGGAGATCCTGATGCCTCCGACGGACCAGGACTACGGCTCCCGGGACTACATGGCCCGCGACCTCGAGGGCAACCTCTGGAGCTTCGGCACGTACGCGCCCGAGATACAGGGCTGA
- a CDS encoding alpha/beta hydrolase has product MRTVKATAAAVTAALAAGAVSVAAGRMASDAALKAPPGRPLPTEPRLTVHGTAAGRITLTRDLAALRPGTYGLSGNGSHAVVGPVLPAAPHSADTVVRRLERVTHGTLSRGDAVWLTPNLYVGNPGSALGLDHADIDIPGELGNLPAWFVPGPRRTWVIAVHGLGATREHALNLMGFLHHRRFPVLALAHRGDLGAPRSPDGLNHLGETEWRDLDAAMRYAVRYGAERVVLLGWSTGATMALRAAADSGLRDLVSGLVLDSPVLDWRTTVRALAAARRTPGALLPLAVRAAEGRTGLHAGPGGHGHAAADPDRLRVPTLVLHGPDDTVAPWGASRRLARLRPELVTLHTVPHAPHGAMWNPDPAAYEEALRRFLTPLM; this is encoded by the coding sequence GTGCGCACTGTCAAAGCGACGGCCGCCGCCGTCACCGCAGCCCTGGCCGCCGGCGCCGTCAGTGTCGCCGCCGGCCGAATGGCCAGCGACGCCGCGCTGAAGGCGCCGCCCGGCCGGCCCCTGCCCACCGAACCCCGGCTCACCGTGCACGGCACGGCCGCCGGCCGGATCACCCTCACCCGTGACCTGGCCGCCCTGCGCCCCGGCACCTATGGCCTCTCCGGCAACGGCTCCCACGCGGTCGTGGGCCCCGTCCTGCCCGCCGCCCCACACTCCGCCGACACCGTCGTGCGCCGCCTGGAGCGGGTCACCCACGGCACCCTGAGCCGCGGCGACGCGGTCTGGCTCACCCCCAACCTGTATGTCGGCAACCCCGGCAGCGCCCTCGGTCTCGACCACGCCGACATCGACATCCCCGGCGAGCTGGGCAACCTGCCCGCCTGGTTCGTGCCCGGCCCGCGCCGCACCTGGGTGATCGCCGTGCACGGCCTGGGCGCCACCCGGGAACACGCCCTGAACCTCATGGGCTTCCTGCACCACCGCCGCTTCCCTGTCCTCGCCCTCGCCCATCGCGGCGACCTCGGCGCGCCCCGCTCCCCGGACGGTCTGAACCATCTCGGCGAGACCGAGTGGCGCGACCTGGACGCGGCGATGCGGTACGCCGTGCGCTACGGCGCCGAACGCGTCGTGCTGCTCGGCTGGTCCACCGGCGCGACCATGGCCCTGCGGGCCGCCGCCGACTCGGGGCTGCGCGATCTCGTCTCCGGGCTGGTGCTGGACTCCCCGGTCCTGGACTGGCGGACGACGGTGCGCGCCCTCGCCGCCGCCCGGCGCACCCCGGGCGCGCTGCTGCCGCTCGCCGTCCGCGCCGCCGAGGGCCGCACCGGCCTGCACGCCGGCCCCGGCGGCCACGGTCACGCGGCCGCCGATCCGGACCGGCTGAGGGTCCCGACCCTCGTCCTGCACGGCCCCGACGACACCGTCGCCCCCTGGGGCGCCTCCCGCCGTCTCGCCCGCCTCCGCCCCGAGCTGGTCACCCTGCACACCGTCCCGCACGCCCCGCACGGCGCCATGTGGAATCCCGACCCCGCGGCCTACGAGGAGGCCCTGCGCCGCTTCCTGACCCCGCTGATGTGA
- a CDS encoding class II aldolase/adducin family protein, with translation MAEQRREQGDARGHRDGVQDVAERRGRHAVLEEARAWEALVTAARRTVTDGLVVGTSGNVSVRVGDTVLVTPSGVPYERLTPDDVTGVDLTGRQVLGTLRPTSELPMHLAVYRTTDAGAVVHTHAVHATAVSTLVTELPHVHYMAGALGGPVRVAPYATYGTEELAENMLRALVDRSGCLLRNHGTLTHGTTLDQAYDRTAQLEWMCRLWLTASSVPGLNPTLLTEEQVAEAGERLRGYGQRE, from the coding sequence ATGGCTGAGCAGCGACGCGAGCAGGGGGACGCCCGGGGTCACCGGGACGGCGTACAGGACGTGGCGGAGCGGCGGGGGAGGCATGCGGTCCTCGAGGAGGCGCGGGCCTGGGAGGCGCTCGTGACGGCGGCCCGCCGCACCGTGACCGACGGACTGGTCGTCGGCACCTCCGGCAACGTCTCCGTGCGCGTCGGCGACACCGTGCTGGTCACACCGTCGGGCGTACCCTACGAGCGGCTCACCCCGGACGACGTCACGGGCGTCGACCTCACCGGCCGACAGGTGCTCGGCACCCTGCGCCCGACGAGCGAACTGCCCATGCACCTCGCCGTCTACCGCACCACGGACGCCGGGGCGGTCGTCCACACCCACGCCGTGCACGCGACCGCCGTCTCGACCCTCGTCACGGAGCTTCCCCACGTCCACTACATGGCGGGCGCGCTCGGCGGACCGGTCCGGGTCGCCCCCTATGCGACGTACGGCACCGAGGAGTTGGCCGAGAACATGCTCCGCGCTCTCGTCGACCGCAGCGGCTGTCTCCTACGCAACCACGGCACCCTCACCCACGGCACCACCCTCGACCAGGCCTACGACCGGACGGCCCAGCTGGAGTGGATGTGCCGCCTGTGGCTGACGGCCTCGTCCGTACCCGGCCTGAACCCCACGCTCCTGACGGAGGAACAGGTCGCGGAGGCGGGCGAGCGACTGCGCGGGTACGGGCAGCGGGAGTGA
- a CDS encoding lysozyme, translating to MARAHTPSPRRRGRAWAACAVALAAAGTALAQHPAHAAEPPKGHDISSHQRTVDWTRAKAAGARFVYVKATESTAYRNPYFAAQYDGAGAAGLFRGAYHFALPDRGSGKEQAAHFVHNGGDWSTDGRTLPPALDVEYNPYDRGRRCYGLTKARMVAWIRAFSDEVHRLTGRRPVIYTTTHWWNLCTGGSDAFAADHALWIARHRASDAGTLPAGWPTWTFWQYADSGSLPGDQNLFNGSGTQLRRLAKDR from the coding sequence ATGGCCCGCGCCCACACTCCGTCACCGCGTCGCCGCGGCCGCGCCTGGGCGGCCTGCGCCGTGGCGCTCGCCGCGGCGGGCACCGCGCTCGCGCAGCATCCCGCCCACGCGGCCGAGCCGCCGAAGGGGCACGACATCTCGTCCCACCAGAGGACCGTCGACTGGACGAGGGCGAAGGCCGCGGGGGCGAGATTCGTCTACGTCAAGGCGACCGAGTCCACCGCCTACCGCAATCCCTACTTCGCCGCGCAGTACGACGGGGCCGGTGCCGCCGGACTGTTCCGCGGCGCATACCACTTCGCCCTGCCGGACAGGGGTTCGGGCAAGGAGCAGGCCGCGCATTTCGTACACAATGGCGGCGACTGGAGCACCGACGGCCGCACCCTGCCGCCGGCCCTCGACGTCGAGTACAACCCCTACGACCGGGGGCGCCGGTGCTACGGCCTGACGAAGGCCCGGATGGTCGCGTGGATCAGGGCCTTCAGCGACGAGGTGCACCGGCTCACCGGCCGTCGCCCGGTGATCTACACGACGACCCACTGGTGGAATCTCTGCACGGGCGGCAGCGACGCCTTCGCCGCGGATCACGCCCTGTGGATCGCCCGTCACCGGGCGTCCGACGCCGGGACACTGCCCGCCGGATGGCCGACGTGGACCTTCTGGCAGTACGCAGACAGCGGCAGTTTGCCGGGTGACCAGAATCTCTTCAACGGCTCCGGGACGCAGCTGCGCAGGCTCGCCAAAGACCGGTGA
- a CDS encoding inorganic phosphate transporter, with the protein MENFSLILAIVVVTALAFDFTNGFHDTANAMATTISTGALKPKVAVAMSAALNLVGAFLSVEVANTISKGLVDETGIRPEVIFAALVGAILWNLLTWLVGLPSSSSHALMGGLIGATIASAGMGAVHGDALVTKVLIPAIAAPIVAGVAAMLATRLSYTLGKKADGKAAAKGYRAGQIASAGLVSLAHGTNDAQKTMGIITLALVAGGAVAPDSDPPTWVILSAGLAIALGTYLGGWRIIRTMGKGLTDLQPQQGFAAQTSAATVILASSHLGFSLSTTHSVSGAVMGAGLGRKGGVVRWSTATRMFVAWGLTLPAAALVGALAESVTGLGDWGTALVAVFLIASSAAIWKISRREVVDASNVNEPEEPAGVVTAAIAAVTPPPAGTLAEDLTDLTATIPAPAAEPATPAAPPAATV; encoded by the coding sequence ATGGAAAACTTCTCGCTGATCCTCGCGATTGTGGTAGTAACCGCACTCGCGTTCGATTTCACGAACGGTTTCCACGACACCGCCAACGCGATGGCCACCACCATCTCGACCGGTGCACTCAAGCCCAAGGTTGCGGTGGCCATGTCCGCCGCGCTGAACCTTGTGGGAGCTTTCCTCTCGGTGGAGGTCGCCAACACGATCTCCAAGGGTCTCGTCGACGAGACCGGCATCCGTCCCGAGGTCATCTTCGCCGCCCTGGTCGGCGCGATCCTCTGGAACCTGCTGACCTGGCTGGTGGGCCTGCCCTCCAGTTCCTCGCACGCCCTGATGGGCGGTCTGATCGGCGCCACCATCGCCTCGGCCGGCATGGGCGCGGTGCACGGTGACGCCCTGGTCACCAAGGTGCTGATCCCGGCGATCGCGGCACCGATCGTCGCGGGCGTCGCGGCGATGCTCGCGACCCGCCTGTCCTACACCCTCGGCAAGAAGGCCGACGGCAAGGCGGCGGCCAAGGGCTACCGCGCGGGCCAGATCGCCTCGGCCGGCCTGGTCTCCCTCGCCCACGGCACCAACGACGCGCAGAAGACGATGGGCATCATCACCCTGGCCCTGGTGGCCGGCGGTGCCGTGGCCCCCGACTCCGACCCGCCCACCTGGGTCATCCTCTCCGCCGGCCTGGCCATCGCGCTCGGCACCTACCTCGGCGGCTGGCGCATCATCCGCACCATGGGCAAGGGTCTGACCGACCTCCAGCCGCAGCAGGGCTTCGCCGCCCAGACCAGCGCGGCCACGGTCATCCTGGCCTCCTCGCACCTCGGCTTCTCCCTCTCCACCACCCACTCGGTCTCCGGTGCGGTGATGGGCGCGGGACTGGGCCGCAAGGGCGGTGTGGTCCGCTGGTCGACGGCGACCCGGATGTTCGTCGCCTGGGGCCTGACGCTCCCGGCCGCCGCCCTGGTGGGCGCGCTCGCCGAGTCCGTCACCGGCCTGGGCGACTGGGGCACGGCCCTCGTCGCGGTCTTCCTGATCGCCTCCAGCGCGGCCATCTGGAAGATCTCCCGGCGCGAGGTCGTCGACGCCTCGAACGTCAACGAGCCCGAGGAGCCGGCGGGCGTCGTCACGGCGGCGATCGCCGCCGTCACCCCGCCGCCCGCGGGCACCCTGGCCGAGGACCTCACGGACCTGACGGCCACGATCCCCGCCCCGGCCGCGGAGCCGGCGACCCCCGCCGCTCCCCCGGCCGCGACCGTCTGA
- a CDS encoding cobalamin biosynthesis protein, whose amino-acid sequence MRADRLYAYGAATGLLGDLLLGDPRRGHPVAAFGRAAGAVERLLWRDHRGRGALHAVVCAGGAVALGAVAEQAVRRSPAATVALVSAATWAVVGGSSLVREARAVGRALDAGDVEAARERLPHLCGRDPQALDADGIARAVVESVAENTSDAVVGALVWGAVGGVPGLVGFRAVNTLDAMVGHRSPRYLRYGWAAARLDDVAGWPGARLTAVLAAVAGDDPRGAVRAWRADAHRHPSPNAGPVEASFAGALGVRLGGTLSYGGRVEQRPVLNGAAGRPVVARDIERAARLSRRVGLLALGVTVAARLVATSVVARSQRNQGNQGNQLKGRTT is encoded by the coding sequence ATGCGTGCCGATCGCCTCTACGCGTACGGCGCCGCCACCGGCCTTCTGGGCGACCTGCTGCTCGGCGATCCGCGCCGAGGGCATCCCGTCGCCGCGTTCGGGCGGGCCGCCGGTGCCGTCGAACGGCTGCTGTGGCGGGACCACCGGGGACGCGGTGCCCTGCACGCCGTCGTGTGCGCCGGCGGGGCCGTGGCCCTGGGGGCCGTCGCCGAGCAGGCCGTACGCCGTTCCCCCGCCGCTACCGTCGCTCTCGTCTCCGCCGCCACCTGGGCCGTCGTCGGGGGCAGTTCCCTGGTCCGTGAGGCCCGGGCCGTCGGGCGGGCGCTCGACGCGGGGGACGTCGAGGCCGCCCGGGAGCGGCTGCCGCATCTGTGCGGGCGGGATCCGCAGGCGCTGGACGCCGACGGGATCGCCCGGGCGGTCGTGGAGTCCGTCGCCGAGAACACCTCCGACGCCGTCGTGGGGGCGCTGGTGTGGGGCGCCGTGGGCGGGGTGCCGGGCCTGGTCGGGTTCCGGGCCGTCAACACCCTGGACGCCATGGTCGGTCACCGGTCGCCGAGGTATCTGCGCTACGGCTGGGCCGCCGCCCGGCTCGACGACGTCGCCGGATGGCCGGGAGCCCGGCTGACCGCCGTGCTCGCCGCCGTCGCGGGGGACGATCCGCGGGGCGCCGTACGGGCCTGGCGGGCCGACGCCCACCGGCATCCGAGCCCCAACGCCGGGCCGGTGGAGGCGTCCTTCGCGGGCGCCCTCGGGGTGCGGCTGGGCGGGACCCTGTCGTACGGCGGGCGGGTCGAGCAACGGCCCGTGCTGAACGGCGCGGCCGGGCGGCCCGTCGTCGCGCGGGACATCGAACGTGCCGCGCGGCTCTCCCGCCGCGTCGGTCTGCTCGCGCTCGGCGTCACGGTCGCCGCGCGCCTCGTCGCCACGAGCGTCGTCGCGAGGAGTCAGAGGAACCAGGGAAACCAGGGGAACCAGCTGAAGGGGCGTACGACATGA